Proteins from one Ricinus communis isolate WT05 ecotype wild-type chromosome 9, ASM1957865v1, whole genome shotgun sequence genomic window:
- the LOC8261476 gene encoding uncharacterized protein At5g19025, with protein MHQLFHFTIMRSSSSSKPLKFQSSSNPNPNPSSISASSTSTILCKHSPSATLDILILILVLFSGIFLLTSYFSYIIRSLSLLLSHSSLSLNVNINLNLSPPIPYICGFLSLFIIVILFIEFCCGPRSRKCDKAGCKGLKKAMEFDLQLQTEDCVKSATGVAKDIDKLPWKGGSEGNPDYECLRAELRKMAPVNGRAVLLFRARCGCPVAKLEGWGPKKGRRHKKALANVAVNGGGDHR; from the exons ATGCACCAACTTTTCCATTTCACCATCATGcgctcttcttcatcatcaaaaCCCCTAAAATTCCAATCTTCAtcaaaccctaaccctaaccCTAGTTCAAtttcagcatcatcaacttcAACCATTCTGTGTAAGCATTCACCATCGGCAACCCTAGacattttaattctaattctgGTGTTGTTCTCAGGTATATTCCTCTTAACATCGTACTTCTCTTACATCATtcgctctctctctctccttctctctcactcatctctctctctcaatgTTAATATCAATCTCAATCTCTCTCCTCCAATTCCCTACATTTGCGGCTTTTTATCTCTCTTCATCATCGTTATTCTTTTCATCGAGTTCTGTTGCGGCCCGAGATCTCGAAAATGCGATAAAGCGGGATGCAAGGGTTTGAAAAAGGCGATGGAGTTTGATTTGCAGTTACAAACTGAAGATTGTGTTAAATCAGCGACGGGTGTCGCTAAAGACATTGATAAGTTGCCGTGGAAAGGAGGGAGCGAAGGGAATCCTGATTATGAGTGTCTTAGAGCTGAGTTGAGGAAAATGGCTCCGGTTAATGGACGTGCTGTTTTGCTTTTTAGGGCCAGGTGTGGCTGTCCAGTCGCCAAATTGGAAGGCTGGGGTCCTAAGAAAGGCCGGCGTCATAAAAA GGCTTTGGCAAATGTGGCTGTTAATGGAGGAGGAGACCATCGCTAA
- the LOC8261477 gene encoding pentatricopeptide repeat-containing protein At5g19020, mitochondrial, producing MIPSSKPKSPLHFLITSPFSYPASSLKWVSTEILKIPQIFQQQENPFLHLNSLLNPKTGQRHFNYELVLVSALKFCSDHLFLSQGKQIHCLVSKSGLGSNNFIQNSLINMYGKCGLLVDAKSIFDVCPRSDPVSYNVMISGYVKSGQLDYACELFDEMPVKGCVSYTTMIMGFSQNECWNQAVELFKQMRNVGVVPNEVTIATLVSAYSHFGGIWACRMLHGLVIKMLFEEFVLVSTNLLRMYCVCSSLVEARALFDEMPEKNIVSWNVMLNGYSKAGFVDSARVVFERIPNKDLVTWGTIIDGYVRVERINEALMMYRSMISAGWEPNDVMMVDLISGCGRTMAMTEGQQLLSAVVKMGFDCYDFIQSTIIHLYAACGRINEACLQFRIGSKENVASWNALIAGYVRNRMIDRAMELFNEMPERDVFSWSTMISGYTQNEQPNLALELFHKMVASGIKPNEVTMVSVLSAIATSGTLKEGRWAHEYVHNNSITVSDNLSAAIIDMYAKCGSINNALEVFYEIREKASTVSPWNAIICGLAVHGHANLSLKIFSDLERRHIKLNAITFIGVLTACCHVGLVESGKRHFMSMKSEHSIDPDIKHYGCMVDLLGRAGRLEEAEEMIRSMPMKADVVIWGTLLAACRTHGNVDVGERAAENLARLEPSHGASRVLLSNMYADAGKWEDAFLVRRAMQSHRMQRLPGYSGVALY from the coding sequence ATGATCCCCTCTTCCAAACCCAAATCTCCACTCCACTTTCTAATCACCTCTCCTTTCTCTTACCCAGCATCTTCTCTCAAATGGGTATCCACAGAAATTCTCAAGATTCCTCAGATTTTTCAGCAACAGGAGAACCCATTTCTGCATCTCAACTCTCTCCTCAACCCCAAAACAGGCCAACGCCACTTCAATTACGAACTGGTTTTGGTCTCAGCCCTAAAATTTTGCTCAGACCATTTGTTTCTCTCTCAAGGCAAACAAATTCATTGCCTTGTTTCGAAATCCGGCCTTGGTTCTAACAATTTCATACAAAACAGCTTGATTAATATGTACGGAAAATGTGGGCTTTTAGTTGATGCTAAGTCCATTTTTGATGTATGCCCCAGATCAGATCCTGTCTCATATAATGTAATGATTTCTGGGTACGTGAAATCTGGACAGTTAGACTATGCATGCGAGTTGTTTGATGAAATGCCTGTAAAAGGTTGTGTGTCATATACTACAATGATCATGGGTTTTTCTCAAAATGAATGCTGGAATCAGGCGGTTGAGCTTTTCAAGCAGATGAGAAATGTGGGTGTTGTTCCTAATGAAGTGACTATTGCAACTTTGGTCTCTGCTTACTCTCATTTTGGTGGGATTTGGGCTTGTAGAATGCTTCATGGGTTGGTTATCAAGATGTTGTTCGAGGAGTTTGTTCTTGTTTCGACCAATTTGTTGCGCATGTATTGTGTTTGTTCAAGTTTAGTTGAAGCGAGAGCTTTGTTTGACGAGATGCCTGAGAAGAATATAGTTTCATGGAATGTAATGTTAAATGGTTATTCAAAAGCAGGGTTTGTTGATTCGGCTAGAGTTGTGTTTGAGAGGATTCCTAATAAAGATCTGGTAACATGGGGTACGATAATTGATGGTTATGTTCGTGTAGAAAGGATAAATGAAGCTTTAATGATGTATCGATCAATGATATCTGCCGGATGGGAACCTAATGATGTCATGATGGTCGATTTGATTTCTGGATGTGGCAGAACAATGGCAATGACTGAAGGTCAGCAATTACTCAGTGCTGTTGTGAAGATGGGTTTTGACTGCTATGATTTTATTCAGTCAACTATTATCCATCTTTATGCAGCTTGTGGCAGGATTAATGAGGCTTGTTTGCAATTTAGAATTGGCAGTAAGGAGAATGTTGCTTCTTGGAATGCCCTCATTGCTGGATATGTACGAAATAGAATGATTGATCGGGCAATGGAATTGTTCAATGAGATGCCCGAGAGAGACGTTTTTTCATGGAGCACTATGATTTCTGGTTACACACAGAATGAGCAACCTAACTTGGCATTAGAACTATTCCATAAGATGGTAGCTTCAGGGATCAAACCGAATGAAGTGACAATGGTGAGTGTTCTCTCCGCAATTGCTACTTCAGGCACTTTGAAAGAAGGAAGATGGGCCCATGAATATGTGCACAATAACTCCATCACTGTTAGCGACAATTTAAGTGCTGCAATCATAGACATGTATGCCAAATGTGGGAGCATCAACAATGCACTAGAGGTGTTCTATGAAATCCGAGAAAAGGCATCCACAGTCTCGCCATGGAATGCTATTATATGTGGGTTAGCCGTGCATGGACATGCAAATCTGtcacttaaaatattttctgaCTTGGAAAGGCGCCATATCAAGCTCAATGCAATCACATTCATTGGAGTCCTTACTGCGTGCTGCCATGTAGGGCTGGTAGAGTCGGGAAAGAGACATTTTATGAGCATGAAGAGTGAACACAGTATAGATCCTGATATCAAGCATTATGGTTGTATGGTGGATCTCCTGGGTAGAGCAGGGCGTTTGGAAGAAGCTGAGGAAATGATAAGGAGCATGCCTATGAAGGCAGATGTCGTGATATGGGGGACATTGTTAGCAGCATGCAGAACGCATGGAAATGTGGACGTAGGAGAAAGAGCTGCAGAAAATCTGGCAAGACTGGAACCATCTCATGGGGCAAGCAGAGTTCTTTTATCCAACATGTATGCAGATGCAGGGAAGTGGGAGGACGCATTTCTAGTAAGAAGAGCAATGCAAAGCCATAGAATGCAGAGATTGCCAGGCTATAGTGGTGTTGCATTATATTGA
- the LOC8261478 gene encoding mediator of RNA polymerase II transcription subunit 33A: MAVSIGSSIWDYVVEMTKLAQEKGGDPLLWALQISSNLSSNGVSLPSPELADVLVSYICWDNNVPIIWKFLEKALVLKIVPSLMVLALLSDRVIPCRHYRPVAYRLFMELLKRQAFSLKCQINGMNYEKIMKSIDAVLHLSQNFGLQASDPGILVVEFIFSIVWQLLDASLDDEGLLELTPEEKSRWATKPQEMEIDGLDNYDEQRTEHHEKLQNLNTVMAIEIIGLFLEHKLTSRILHLARQNLPTHWVRFVQRLHLLGANSSAIRSSKTLTAEDLLQLTSKTHASFTRVSKTSSLQKFHEVMALGSLVSSAGLCHGSSRSALWLPLDLALEDAMDGYQVNATSAIEIITGLVKTLQAVNSTTWHDTFLGLWIAALRLVQRERDPIEGPIPRLDARLCILLSIIPLVVSDLIEEEENAPTEESESGSTNHWKENKFQGKRRNDLVFSLQLLGDHQGLLSPPQSVVSAANQAATKAMLFVSGITIGSAYFECINMKDMPIDCSGNMRHLIVEACIARNLLDTSAYFWPGYVNGCINQIPHSVPAQVPSWSSFMKGSLLTPAMISALVSSPASSLAELEKVYELAVKGSDDEKISAATILCGASLLRGWNIQEHTVHFITRLLSPPVPADYSGGDSHLISYAPILNVLIVGLASVDCVQIFSLHGLVPQLACSLMPICEVFGSCVPDVSWTLPTGEDISAHAVFSNAFALLLKLWRFNHPPLEHGVGDVPTVGSQLTPEYLLSVRNSHLVSSGSTHKDRNKRRLSAVATSSSLEPVFVDSFPKLKVWYRQHQKCIASTLSGLVHGTPVHQIVDVLLNMMFRKINRGSQSVTTVTSGSSGSNGSISDDSSLRPKLPAWDILEAVPFVVDAALTACAHGRLSPRELATGLKDLADYLPASLATIVSYFSAEVSRGVWKPVFMNGTDWPSPAANLSNVEEKIKKILAATGVDIPSLASGGSSPATLPLPLAAFVSLTITYKIDKASERFLNLAGPALECLAAGCPWPCMPIVASLWTQKAKRWFDFLVFSASRTVFLHDSNAVFQLLKSCFAATLGLSATAIYSNGGVGALLGHGFGSHFCGGISPVAPGILYLRVYRSIREIVFVTEEIISLIMLSVREIACSGLPREKLEKLKRSKNGLRCGQVSLTAAMTWVKVAASLGASLVWLSGGVGLVHSLFKETLPSWFIAVHRSEQEEGPKGMVAMLQGYALAYFAVLSGAFAWGVDSSSSASKRRPKVIGAHMELLASALDGKISLGCDWATWRSYVSGFVSLMVGCAPSWVLEVDADVLKRLSKGLRQWNEGELALALLGIGGVETMGAAAELIIEDQ, translated from the exons ATGGCTGTTTCCATTGGAAGCAGCATCTGGGATTATGTTGTAGAGATGACCAAGCTTGCCCAGGAAAAGGGTGGTGATCCTTTGCTTTGGGCTCTTCAAATATCCTCAAATTTGAGCTCAAATGGTGTTTCTTTACCTTCTCCAGAGCTTGCAGATGTCTTAGTCTCTTACATTTGTTGGGATAATAATGTCCCCATTATTTGGAAGTTTCTTGAGAAGGCCTTAGTCCTCAAGATTGTCCCTTCTTTAATGGTTCTTGCTCTTCTTTCTGATAG GGTTATTCCATGTCGACATTACCGCCCAGTGGCATATAGGCTTTTTATGGAACTTCTCAAGAGACAGGCCTTTTCACTTAAGTGTCAGATTAATGGGATGAATTATGAAAA GATCATGAAATCAATAGATGCTGTTCTCCATCTGTCCCAGAATTTTGGTCTGCAAGCCAGTGATCCTGGGATTCTTGTGGTTGAGTTCATCTTTTCAATTGTCTGGCAGTTGTTAGATGCATCATTGGATGATGAAGGGCTGTTGGAACTTACCCCAGAGGAGAAGTCCAGATGGGCAACAAAACCTCAAGAAATGGAAATAGATGGTCTTGATAATTATGATGAGCAGAGGACTGAACATCATGAGAAATTGCAGAATCTGAATACTGTAATGGCAATTGAGATAATTGGCCTATTTCTTGAACATAAATTGACTTCAAGGATTCTCCACTTGGCACGGCAGAACTT GCCCACTCATTGGGTAAGGTTTGTCCAGAGATTACACTTACTTGGAGCAAACTCATCAGCGATAAGAAGTTCAAAAACTTTAACTGCTGAGGATCTTCTGCAGTTAACTTCAAAAACTCATGCATCGTTCACTCGAGTATCCAAAACAAGTTCACTTCAGAAGTTCCATGAAGTTATGGCTTTAGGGTCGTTAGTATCTTCTGCTGGTCTTTGTCATGGATCTAGTCGTTCAGCCCTTTGGCTTCCTCTTGATCTTGCATTAGAAGATGCCATGGATGGGTATCAAGTTAATGCAACAAGTGCTATCGAAATCATAACTG GTTTAGTGAAAACCCTACAAGCAGTAAACAGCACCACTTGGCATGACACCTTTTTAGGCCTTTGGATCGCAGCTCTTCGTCTTGTTCAAAGG GAAAGAGATCCTATTGAGGGCCCTATTCCTCGCCTGGATGCTCGCTTATGCATATTGCTGTCTATCATACCTCTAGTTGTTTCTGATCTTAttgaggaagaggaaaatgCACCAACTGAAGAGTCAGAATCTGGCTCCACAAATCACTggaaggaaaataaatttcaaggAAAGCGCCGCAatgatttagtttttagtttgCAGTTACTTGGTGATCACCAAGGCTTGCTGAGTCCACCTCAGTCTGTTGTTTCAGCCGCCAATCAGGCTGCGACAAAAGCAATGTTGTTTGTTTCTGGAATCACTATTGGGAGTGCCTACTTTGAGTGTATTAACATGAAAGACATGCCAATCGATTGTT CTGGAAACATGCGCCATCTGATAGTTGAGGCTTGTATTGCCAGAAACCTATTGGACACATCAGCGTATTTCTGGCCTGGATATGTTAATGGGTGTATCAACCAAATACCTCACAGTGTGCCTGCCCAGGTTCCTAGCTGGTCATCATTCATGAAGGGGTCCTTACTTACCCCAGCAATGATCAGTGCTCTGGTTTCGAGTCCTGCTTCAAG TTTAGCAGAGCTCGAGAAAGTATATGAGCTTGCTGTCAAAGGGTCAGATGATGAGAAGATCTCTGCTGCTACAATTCTTTGTGGGGCTTCTCTTCTTCGGGGCTGGAACATACAG GAGCATACTGTTCATTTCATTACTAGATTACTGTCACCTCCAGTTCCTGCAGATTATTCTGGGGGTGACAGCCATTTGATAAGCTATGCTCCAATCCTGAATGTGCTTATAGTTGGACTGGCATCTGTAGATTGTGTTCAGATCTTCTCACTACATGGTTTG GTTCCTCAACTTGCATGTTCATTGATGCCAATCTGTGAGGTTTTTGGGTCATGTGTGCCAGATGTCTCATGGACTCTGCCTACAGGGGAAGATATTTCTGCTCATGCTGTGTTTTCCAATGCATTTGCACTTCTGTTGAAGCTATGGAGGTTTAATCACCCTCCTCTTGAGCATGGTGTTGGAGATGTACCGACAGTTGGTTCTCAGCTAACTCCTGAATACCTCTTATCAGTGCGAAACTCCCACCTAGTCTCTTCCGGAAGCACCCATAAAGATCGAAATAAAAGGAGACTCTCTGCAGTTGCAACTTCTTCATCACTAGAGCCAGTATTTGTAGATTCATTTCCAAAATTGAAAGTCTGGTATCGGCAACATCAAAAGTGTATAGCTTCTACACTATCTGGTCTTGTCCATGGAACTCCGGTTCATCAGATTGTCGATGTGCTTCTTAACATGATGTTCAGAAAGATCAATAGAGGAAGCCAATCTGTAACTACTGTTACTTCTGGAAGTAGTGGTTCCAATGGATCTATAAGTGATGATTCCTCTCTAAGACCTAAATTGCCTGCCTGGGACATATTGGAAGCTGTTCCGTTCGTGGTTGATGCTGCATTGACAGCCTGTGCTCATGGAAGGCTTTCACCACGGGAATTGGCTACAG GGCTTAAAGATTTAGCAGACTATCTTCCTGCATCTTTGGCAACTATTGTCAGCTACTTCTCTGCTGAAGTAAGTCGAGGTGTTTGGAAGCCAGTGTTTATGAATGGTACAGATTGGCCAAGTCCTGCAGCAAATTTGTCAAATGTTGAGGAAAAGATCAAGAAAATATTAGCTGCTACTGGTGTTGATATCCCAAGCCTTGCTTCAG GAGGAAGCTCTCCAGCTACGCTTCCCTTGCCTCTGGCTGCTTTTGTGAGCCTCACCATAACCTACAAAATTGACAAAGCCTCAGAAAGATTTCTCAATTTAGCTGGTCCAGCCTTGGAGTGCCTTGCAGCAGGTTGCCCCTGGCCTTGCATGCCAATTGTGGCATCCTTATGGACCCAAAAGGCGAAGCGATGGTTTGACTTCCTTGTCTTTTCTGCATCTCGCACTGTCTTTCTCCATGACAGCAATGCAGTGTTTCAGCTTCTTAAAAGTTGCTTTGCTGCCACACTCGGTCTCAGTGCCACAGCTATTTATAGCAATGGTGGTGTTGGGGCACTTCTTGGCCATGGTTTTGGTTCCCATTTTTGTGGTGGTATCTCTCCTGTTGCCCCTGGAATTCTTTATCTTCGTGTTTACCGATCCATTAGAGAAATTGTGTTTGTGACAGAAGAAATTATCTCTCTCATAATGCTTTCTGTGAGAGAAATAGCATGCAGTGGGCTTCCCAGAGAGAAATTAGAGAAGTTGAAGAGATCAAAGAATGGACTGAGATGTGGACAGGTTTCTCTTACTGCAGCAATGACGTGGGTGAAAGTAGCTGCTTCTCTTGGAGCTTCTCTAGTATGGTTATCTGGAGGTGTAGGCTTGGTTCACTCGTTGTTCAAAGAAACTTTGCCTTCTTGGTTTATTGCTGTTCACAGGTCTGAGCAGGAAGAAGGGCCCAAAGGGATGGTTGCCATGCTTCAGGGATATGCACTGGCTTATTTTGCTGTACTTTCTGGTGCTTTTGCTTGGGGAGTCGATTCATCCTCATCAGCATCAAAGCGGCGTCCTAAGGTCATTGGTGCACACATGGAACTTCTAGCAAGTGCACTTGATGGGAAGATATCGCTAGGTTGTGATTGGGCGACGTGGCGGTCTTATGTCTCGGGGTTTGTAAGCCTAATGGTAGGTTGCGCACCTTCTTGGGTGTTGGAGGTGGACGCAGATGTTCTGAAGAGATTAAGCAAAGGGTTGAGGCAGTGGAATGAGGGGGAGCTTGCCTTAGCATTGCTGGGAATTGGTGGAGTTGAAACAATGGGTGCGGCTGCTGAACTGATAATTGAGGATCAGTGA